Proteins found in one Methylobacterium sp. CB376 genomic segment:
- a CDS encoding phenylacetate--CoA ligase family protein: MSEHYDARETESPAARDAALFARLPTALAAALNSPAYAAHLGAIDPDSVTDRAALARLPVLRKGEMPGMQRGAPPFGGFVPAAPGRFPRLFTSPGPIFEPQRAGEDPWGGARCLFAAGFRPGDVVLNTFGYHLTPGGFIFDTAARALGCAVIPAGPGQTEQQLDLIEAYRPVGYCGTPDFLRILVEAGRSAGRDVASLRRALVSGAAFPKSLQEIVAGFGIDAYQAYATADVGFIAYESGARDGLVVNEDLILEIVRPGTGDPVPDGEVGEIVVTVLDPDRPLIRYALGDLTASLGGASACGRTAPRIRGWMGRADQAAKVKGMFVRPEQVAELGRRHPELGRLRLVVARADETDAMTLRAECAAPGRALAEAVAETLRAVTKLRGDVDLVPPGSLPNDGKVIADERPTG, from the coding sequence ATGTCCGAGCACTACGACGCCCGCGAGACCGAGAGCCCGGCGGCGCGCGACGCCGCGCTCTTCGCCCGCCTGCCGACCGCCCTGGCGGCGGCCCTGAACAGCCCCGCCTACGCGGCCCATCTCGGCGCGATCGACCCGGATTCGGTCACCGACCGCGCCGCCCTCGCCCGCCTGCCGGTCCTGCGCAAGGGCGAGATGCCCGGGATGCAGCGCGGCGCCCCGCCGTTCGGCGGCTTCGTGCCGGCGGCGCCCGGGCGCTTCCCGCGGCTCTTCACCTCGCCGGGCCCGATCTTCGAGCCGCAGCGCGCGGGCGAGGATCCCTGGGGCGGGGCGCGCTGCCTGTTCGCGGCCGGGTTCCGGCCCGGCGATGTGGTGCTCAACACCTTCGGCTACCACCTGACGCCCGGCGGCTTCATCTTCGACACGGCGGCGCGGGCGCTCGGCTGCGCGGTGATCCCGGCCGGTCCCGGCCAGACCGAGCAGCAGCTCGACCTGATCGAGGCCTACCGGCCGGTCGGCTATTGCGGCACGCCGGACTTCCTGCGGATCCTGGTCGAGGCCGGGCGGAGCGCCGGCCGCGACGTCGCGAGCCTGCGGCGCGCCCTCGTCTCGGGCGCGGCCTTCCCCAAGAGCCTGCAGGAGATCGTCGCCGGCTTCGGCATCGACGCCTACCAGGCCTACGCGACGGCCGATGTCGGCTTCATCGCCTACGAGAGCGGCGCCCGCGACGGGCTCGTGGTCAACGAGGACCTGATCCTGGAGATCGTCCGGCCCGGCACGGGCGACCCGGTCCCGGACGGGGAGGTCGGCGAGATCGTCGTCACGGTGCTCGATCCCGACCGGCCGCTGATCCGCTACGCCCTCGGCGACCTCACCGCGTCGCTCGGCGGCGCGAGCGCCTGCGGGCGCACGGCGCCGCGGATCCGCGGCTGGATGGGCCGGGCCGATCAGGCCGCCAAGGTGAAGGGCATGTTCGTGCGGCCAGAGCAGGTGGCGGAGCTGGGCCGGCGCCACCCGGAACTCGGCCGCCTGCGCCTCGTCGTCGCCCGCGCCGACGAGACCGACGCGATGACCCTGCGGGCCGAGTGCGCCGCGCCCGGCCGAGCCCTGGCCGAGGCGGTGGCCGAGACCCTGCGGGCGGTGACGAAGCTGCGCGGCGACGTCGATCTCGTCCCGCCGGGCAGCCTGCCCAACGACGGCAAGGTCATCGCCGACGAGCGCCCGACCGGCTGA
- a CDS encoding DUF3368 domain-containing protein has product MRVVADTGPLNYLILIREIDILPALFRVIVVPEEVAAELGHPDAPPAVRTRIQEPPSWLRVETCPGQDVPHLARLDIGERAAVLLACATGADLLLMDDRAGVPAARASGLSVTGTLGLLDLAARRGLVDLELALQKLRATSFRCRPALLDAVLERHRSETGEGAP; this is encoded by the coding sequence TTGCGCGTCGTCGCCGATACCGGGCCGCTCAACTATCTCATCCTGATTCGAGAGATCGACATCCTTCCGGCGCTGTTCCGGGTGATCGTCGTTCCGGAGGAGGTTGCCGCCGAACTGGGACACCCGGACGCTCCACCGGCGGTACGCACCCGCATTCAGGAGCCGCCGTCCTGGCTCAGGGTGGAGACCTGTCCGGGGCAGGACGTCCCGCATCTCGCGCGTCTCGACATCGGCGAGCGCGCCGCCGTTCTGCTCGCCTGCGCGACGGGCGCCGACCTGCTCCTGATGGATGACCGCGCCGGCGTGCCTGCGGCGCGGGCGAGCGGGCTCTCCGTCACCGGGACGCTCGGCCTCCTCGATCTCGCGGCGCGCCGCGGGCTCGTCGACCTCGAGCTCGCGCTGCAAAAGCTGCGCGCGACGAGCTTCCGCTGCCGGCCCGCTCTCCTGGACGCGGTGCTGGAGCGTCACCGGAGTGAAACCGGCGAGGGGGCGCCCTGA
- a CDS encoding UPF0175 family protein, with translation MTGDLCEGLPRLRHERMRAVNVTVPIPDDLAKRLASNGEDLSRRALEAFAVEEYRSGRVTEPELRRLLGFGTRAALDGFLKARGIFTELGLADLDRDRSDLAKLGL, from the coding sequence GTGACCGGCGACCTGTGCGAAGGTCTTCCCCGTCTCCGCCATGAACGAATGCGCGCCGTGAACGTAACCGTCCCCATCCCGGACGATCTGGCGAAGCGTCTCGCCTCGAACGGAGAGGATCTGTCCCGGCGAGCGCTCGAGGCCTTCGCCGTCGAGGAGTACCGATCGGGCCGGGTGACCGAGCCGGAATTGCGTCGGCTGCTCGGCTTCGGCACTCGGGCGGCCCTGGATGGCTTCCTCAAGGCTCGTGGGATCTTCACGGAACTCGGTCTCGCCGATCTCGATCGCGATCGGTCGGACCTCGCCAAGCTCGGCTTGTGA
- a CDS encoding HpcH/HpaI aldolase/citrate lyase family protein, whose translation MRSLLFVPGDSPRKLDKGLESGADALILDLEDSVALDAKPAARAATAGFLARARGRGGPRLYVRVNALDTGLTEDDLAAVMPAGPDGIVLPKAAGGPDVAALGARLAVHEARAGLPDGATRILPIATETARAVFALGSLAGSSPRLVGVTWGAEDLSADLGAETNRDETGWSGPFRLARHLALLAAAAAEVDAIDTINAAFRDLDGLARECAEARRDGFVGKMAIHPAQVPVINAAFTPSPEAIARARAVVAAFAQAPGTGVVGIEGQMLDRPHLRRAERLLARHGGFP comes from the coding sequence ATGCGCTCGCTCCTGTTCGTGCCGGGGGATTCGCCCCGCAAGCTCGACAAGGGCCTGGAATCCGGGGCCGACGCGCTGATCCTCGACCTGGAGGATTCGGTCGCCCTCGACGCCAAGCCGGCGGCCCGGGCGGCGACCGCGGGCTTCCTCGCCCGGGCGCGCGGGCGGGGAGGCCCGCGCCTCTACGTGCGGGTCAACGCCCTCGACACCGGTCTCACCGAAGACGACCTCGCGGCGGTGATGCCGGCGGGGCCGGACGGGATCGTGCTGCCGAAGGCGGCGGGCGGGCCGGACGTGGCGGCGCTCGGGGCGCGGCTCGCCGTCCACGAGGCGCGGGCGGGCCTGCCCGACGGCGCCACCCGCATCCTGCCGATCGCCACCGAGACCGCCCGGGCGGTCTTCGCGCTCGGCAGCCTCGCGGGGTCGAGTCCGCGCCTCGTCGGGGTGACCTGGGGGGCGGAGGACCTCTCCGCCGATCTCGGCGCCGAGACGAACCGCGACGAGACCGGCTGGAGCGGCCCGTTCCGGCTCGCCCGCCACCTCGCGCTGCTCGCCGCCGCCGCCGCGGAGGTCGACGCGATCGACACGATCAACGCCGCCTTCCGCGACCTCGACGGCCTCGCGCGGGAATGCGCCGAGGCGCGCCGGGACGGGTTCGTCGGCAAGATGGCGATCCACCCGGCCCAGGTGCCGGTGATCAACGCCGCCTTCACGCCGAGCCCGGAGGCGATCGCGCGGGCCCGTGCGGTGGTCGCGGCCTTCGCGCAGGCGCCCGGGACCGGCGTGGTCGGGATCGAGGGCCAGATGCTCGACCGGCCGCACCTGCGGCGGGCGGAGCGGCTGCTGGCGCGCCACGGCGGCTTTCCGTGA
- a CDS encoding MaoC family dehydratase, translating to MTPPLPVSTHPRGGLYFEDFEVGRVLHHRLTRTVTQMDNMLFSTMTLNPQPLHIDAHFCATETEWGRPLMNSLFTLGLMIGISVNDTTLGTTIGNLGMTDVRFPAPLFEGDTIRVETEVAGKRESRSRPDAGLVEFVHRAYKQDGTLVAECRRQAFMRRRPAASEAETA from the coding sequence ATGACGCCGCCCCTTCCCGTCTCGACCCATCCGCGCGGCGGCCTCTACTTCGAGGATTTCGAGGTCGGCCGGGTGCTGCACCATCGCCTCACCCGCACGGTGACGCAGATGGACAACATGCTGTTCTCCACCATGACCCTGAACCCGCAGCCGCTCCACATCGACGCGCATTTCTGCGCCACCGAGACCGAGTGGGGCCGCCCGCTGATGAACTCGCTCTTCACCCTCGGGCTGATGATCGGGATCTCGGTCAACGACACCACGCTCGGCACCACGATCGGCAATCTCGGCATGACCGACGTGCGCTTCCCCGCCCCGCTCTTCGAGGGCGACACGATCCGGGTCGAGACCGAGGTGGCGGGCAAGCGCGAATCCCGCTCGCGGCCCGATGCCGGCCTCGTCGAGTTCGTCCACCGGGCCTACAAGCAGGACGGAACCCTGGTGGCCGAGTGCCGCCGCCAGGCCTTCATGCGCCGCCGCCCGGCGGCTTCGGAGGCGGAGACCGCCTGA